The Prochlorococcus sp. MIT 0603 DNA window ATAACCATCTTTTTTGCTTTCGAAAATGCCCATTCTTTGCGGGGATCCTTTTTGATCTAACAGTGGCTTTGCTTCTTCATATGCTGGCTTATATTCAAACCATGGTATAGAAGGCCATAAATGATGCACAAGATGATAATTTTGACCCATTATTAATATATTCATCACACGACTTGGGTATACTCTCGCATTCTTCCATTTATTGCGAGCCATAAATGGACGGTGAGGCAAGTAATCAAAGAAAATCCCAAGAGTTACACCTACCATTAACGCAGGACCGAACCAAAGATTATAAATAACATTCATAAAGTTGAACTTTATTCCCGCAATTACTATCGTAATAAATAAAGCCCTCTCCATTCCCCATTGCATTAATTCATATTTTCTCCAAAGTTTTCTTTGGAAAAAGAAATACTCATGATAAAAAAACCTTGGTGCAATCAGCCATACTGGCCCAAAGGTGCTAACTATATGGTCTGGATCGTTTTTGGGATCATTTACATTTGAGTGGTGTTGCAGATGAACTCTTGTGAAAACTGGGAAGCTAAACCCTAGTAATATTGCTGCTCCATGACCCATTGCTTGGTTTATCCATCTGTTCGGATGGGCTGCTTTGTGGCATGCATCATGAATTAC harbors:
- the crtR gene encoding beta-carotene hydroxylase, translated to MKKTILSVNANASSSKFQSYAYWQERIKEYLDPPGIVNPTVGLFLGGYTIAFLAIWQWYKGVWPLPVLVGLAFLALHMEGTVIHDACHKAAHPNRWINQAMGHGAAILLGFSFPVFTRVHLQHHSNVNDPKNDPDHIVSTFGPVWLIAPRFFYHEYFFFQRKLWRKYELMQWGMERALFITIVIAGIKFNFMNVIYNLWFGPALMVGVTLGIFFDYLPHRPFMARNKWKNARVYPSRVMNILIMGQNYHLVHHLWPSIPWFEYKPAYEEAKPLLDQKGSPQRMGIFESKKDGYNFLYDILIGIRSHKKSRSKMRPLASIIPNKKWRKRWISLLHKTAVIPE